From the genome of Bosea sp. Tri-49, one region includes:
- a CDS encoding sigma-70 family RNA polymerase sigma factor: MTAPDDIFETHRRFLTRLAYRMLGSVSDAEDIVQEAWLRWRDVPQDAVETPRAYLARTVTRLCLDQMKSARSKREFYVGAWLPEPLVEEIGAGESDVDTQLDAPIALMLALERLTPLERAAFLLHDVFDLDFAEIARTIDRSESACRQLAKRAREHVRIDMPPRNKVDPADAKRFVEAFFKAAHKADTSDLQTLLANDVAFHSDGGGKVLAILNPLHGIDRVLRFFAGIANKVAHLHKTTTLYKPVMINGMPGYLSLERGETLQATALDIRDGRVHAIYVVRNPDKLRHISLGAE, translated from the coding sequence ATGACCGCCCCCGACGACATCTTCGAAACGCATCGCCGCTTCCTGACCCGCCTCGCCTATCGCATGCTTGGCTCGGTCAGCGATGCCGAGGATATCGTCCAGGAGGCCTGGCTGCGCTGGCGCGATGTGCCGCAGGACGCGGTCGAGACACCACGCGCCTATCTCGCACGCACCGTCACGCGCCTCTGCCTCGACCAGATGAAGTCGGCCCGCAGCAAGCGCGAATTCTATGTCGGCGCCTGGCTGCCGGAGCCTCTGGTCGAGGAGATCGGCGCCGGTGAATCCGACGTCGACACCCAGCTCGATGCCCCGATCGCGCTGATGCTGGCGCTCGAACGGCTCACGCCGCTCGAGCGCGCCGCCTTCCTGCTGCACGACGTCTTCGACCTGGATTTCGCCGAGATCGCCCGCACGATCGATCGCAGCGAGAGCGCTTGCCGCCAGCTCGCCAAGCGCGCCCGCGAGCATGTCCGCATCGACATGCCGCCACGCAACAAAGTCGACCCCGCCGATGCGAAGCGCTTCGTCGAGGCCTTCTTCAAGGCGGCCCACAAGGCCGACACCAGCGATCTGCAGACCTTGCTCGCCAACGATGTCGCCTTCCACAGCGACGGTGGCGGGAAGGTGCTGGCGATACTCAACCCACTCCATGGCATCGACCGCGTCTTGCGCTTCTTCGCCGGCATCGCCAACAAGGTGGCCCATCTGCACAAGACGACCACGCTGTACAAGCCGGTGATGATCAACGGCATGCCGGGCTATCTCAGCCTCGAACGCGGCGAGACCTTGCAGGCGACCGCTCTCGACATCCGCGACGGGCGCGTCCACGCGATCTATGTCGTGCGCAACCCGGACAAGCTCCGGCACATCTCGCTAGGAGCGGAGTAG
- a CDS encoding carboxymuconolactone decarboxylase family protein yields MSKRLNPYVTAPDTMKPMIALEASIKESGLEHSLIHLVKMRASQINGCAYCLHMHSSDAIKEGESPARLFLLDAWHESALYTPRERAALAWTDALTLISQTHAPDEAYEEVLRHFSPEETVKLTLLIGTINTWNRIAIGFRTSHPHDRPAKTDATAA; encoded by the coding sequence ATGAGCAAGCGCCTCAACCCCTACGTCACCGCCCCCGACACCATGAAGCCGATGATCGCGCTCGAAGCCTCGATCAAGGAGAGCGGTCTCGAGCACAGCCTGATCCATCTCGTGAAGATGCGTGCATCGCAGATCAATGGCTGCGCCTATTGCCTGCACATGCATTCGTCCGACGCGATCAAGGAGGGCGAGAGCCCGGCCCGCCTCTTCCTGCTCGACGCCTGGCACGAGTCGGCGCTCTATACCCCGCGCGAGCGCGCCGCCCTCGCCTGGACCGATGCGCTGACGCTGATCTCGCAGACCCATGCGCCCGACGAGGCCTATGAGGAGGTGCTGCGCCATTTCAGCCCGGAGGAAACCGTGAAGCTCACTCTGCTGATCGGCACGATCAACACCTGGAACCGGATCGCCATCGGCTTCCGCACGAGCCACCCCCATGACCGTCCGGCCAAGACCGACGCGACGGCTGCCTGA
- a CDS encoding carboxymuconolactone decarboxylase family protein — translation MTQRLNGFQTAPDAYKAMLGLQDYVNQSKLEHSLLELLKIRASQINRCAYCLHMHIADARKAGESEIRINLLSAWEESELFTPRERAVLRWTEELTRLVDRSPSDEAFAELREHFDEKDCVDLSVAIGMINLWNRINCGFRTLHPNDRRREKAAA, via the coding sequence ATGACCCAGCGCCTCAACGGCTTCCAGACCGCCCCCGACGCCTACAAGGCCATGCTCGGCCTGCAGGATTACGTGAACCAGTCGAAGCTGGAGCACAGCCTGCTCGAGCTGCTGAAGATCCGGGCGTCGCAGATCAATCGCTGCGCCTACTGCCTGCACATGCATATCGCCGACGCGCGCAAGGCCGGCGAGAGCGAGATCCGCATCAACCTGCTCAGCGCCTGGGAGGAGTCCGAGCTCTTCACCCCGCGCGAGCGCGCCGTCCTGCGCTGGACGGAAGAGCTGACGCGGCTTGTCGACCGCAGCCCGAGCGACGAGGCCTTCGCCGAGTTGCGCGAGCACTTCGACGAGAAAGATTGCGTCGACCTCTCGGTCGCGATCGGCATGATCAATCTCTGGAACCGGATCAATTGCGGCTTCCGCACTCTGCATCCGAATGATCGTCGCCGCGAGAAGGCCGCAGCCTGA
- a CDS encoding M48 family metallopeptidase — protein sequence MNFDISQVKHPKEKLYGSIMLVVGALIWALVIGFIALSLLRGQLHAAMLALIYFFTFWLVSYWARALTRAYMVGHFVMVGPDQFPHIHRMVEDGARALGLREIPQTFVYNSSGVLNAMALRLVGRQRYIWLTSALIDADNDEQVRFVIGHELGHHVAGHLDEPWSYLRFPGHIIPFLGAAYSRGRELTCDRIGAFVARDLQAARTGLQMLACGSAKLNAQMSPDAFQKQEQMVPGIAGFFLKIVSHYPRHTRRVEAVTQWYRSQQGAAAAAQPGLRPRLA from the coding sequence ATGAATTTTGATATTTCCCAAGTTAAGCACCCGAAGGAGAAGCTCTACGGCAGCATCATGCTCGTCGTCGGCGCCCTGATCTGGGCATTGGTGATCGGTTTCATCGCCCTGAGCCTGCTGCGCGGCCAGCTCCATGCCGCGATGCTCGCCCTGATTTACTTTTTCACCTTCTGGCTGGTTTCCTACTGGGCGCGCGCCCTCACCCGCGCCTACATGGTCGGCCATTTCGTCATGGTCGGGCCGGACCAGTTCCCGCACATCCATCGCATGGTCGAAGATGGCGCCCGCGCGCTCGGCCTGCGCGAGATCCCGCAGACCTTCGTCTACAACTCCAGCGGCGTCCTGAACGCGATGGCACTGCGCCTCGTCGGCCGCCAGCGCTATATCTGGCTAACCTCGGCCCTGATCGACGCTGACAATGACGAGCAGGTCCGCTTCGTCATCGGCCATGAGCTCGGCCACCATGTCGCCGGCCATCTCGATGAGCCCTGGAGCTATCTGCGCTTCCCCGGCCACATCATTCCGTTCCTCGGCGCCGCCTATTCCCGCGGTCGCGAACTGACCTGCGACCGCATCGGCGCCTTCGTCGCCCGCGACCTCCAGGCCGCGCGCACGGGCCTGCAGATGCTGGCCTGCGGCAGCGCCAAGCTGAACGCCCAGATGAGCCCCGACGCCTTCCAGAAGCAGGAGCAGATGGTGCCGGGCATCGCCGGCTTCTTCCTGAAGATCGTCTCGCACTATCCGCGCCATACCCGCCGCGTCGAGGCGGTGACGCAATGGTACCGCTCGCAGCAAGGCGCGGCCGCTGCGGCCCAGCCAGGACTGCGACCGCGCCTTGCCTGA
- a CDS encoding HIT family protein, protein MTAYDPSNIFAKILRGELPAHRVYEDDRALAFLDIMPRAPGHTLVIPKNPARNLLDIDQGDLGYVAGIAQRIARAQMVAFAADGITVQQFNESAGGQVVFHLHVHVIPRHEGVAMKPPASEMAKPEDLAAAAEKIRAALKNL, encoded by the coding sequence ATGACCGCCTATGATCCCAGCAACATCTTCGCCAAGATCCTGCGCGGCGAGCTGCCGGCCCACCGCGTCTATGAGGACGATCGGGCGCTCGCCTTCCTCGACATCATGCCGCGCGCGCCCGGCCACACGCTGGTGATCCCGAAGAACCCGGCCCGCAACCTTCTCGACATCGATCAGGGCGATCTCGGCTATGTCGCGGGAATCGCCCAGCGCATCGCCAGGGCGCAGATGGTCGCCTTCGCCGCCGATGGCATCACCGTGCAGCAATTCAACGAGAGCGCCGGCGGCCAGGTCGTCTTCCACCTGCACGTCCATGTCATCCCGCGCCATGAGGGCGTCGCGATGAAACCGCCGGCCAGCGAGATGGCCAAGCCTGAGGATCTCGCCGCCGCCGCAGAAAAAATTCGGGCCGCGCTAAAAAATCTTTGA
- a CDS encoding GNAT family N-acetyltransferase, with product MREGLRVRVATSLKSVPAADWDACANPDAGRLLESVSEQADSISQADPGNPFVSHAFLRALEESGCVGGRTGWSPAYLLVEDAEDRLIAAAPSFVKGHSQGEYVFDHSWAEAYMRAGGRYYPKIQVAAPFTPATGPRLLVAEGAHAVEAREALIAGLDALREQVRGSSIHVTFAQEPDMAALLEAGFLERHDIQFHWQNEGFGSYDDFLATLASRKRKALKRERREALSAGIEVAVLSGSDLTESVWDDFHAFYEDTGSRKWGRPYLNRRFFSEIGAAMGERVVLVLARRAGRNIAGAINFRGGNTLYGRNWGCIEDHPFLHFELCYHQAIDYAIAHKLIRVEAGAQGEHKLARGYRPVITRSAHLLADPGLARAVAAYLPGERREISSAVAALAQESPFRKAGDS from the coding sequence ACTGGGACGCCTGCGCCAATCCGGACGCCGGTCGGCTACTTGAATCGGTCTCCGAGCAAGCGGATTCAATCTCTCAAGCAGACCCGGGCAACCCCTTCGTTTCGCACGCTTTTCTGCGCGCACTGGAAGAGAGCGGTTGCGTCGGCGGCCGCACCGGCTGGTCGCCGGCCTATCTCCTGGTCGAGGATGCTGAAGACCGCCTGATCGCCGCCGCGCCCTCCTTCGTAAAAGGCCATAGCCAGGGCGAATACGTCTTCGACCATAGCTGGGCCGAGGCCTATATGCGCGCCGGCGGGCGCTATTATCCGAAGATCCAGGTCGCCGCCCCGTTCACGCCTGCGACCGGCCCGCGGCTGCTCGTCGCCGAAGGGGCACATGCAGTTGAAGCGCGCGAAGCGCTGATCGCCGGGCTCGACGCCTTGCGCGAGCAGGTCCGCGGCTCCTCGATCCACGTCACATTCGCGCAGGAGCCCGACATGGCGGCCCTGCTGGAAGCCGGTTTCCTCGAACGCCACGACATCCAGTTCCATTGGCAGAACGAAGGTTTCGGCAGCTATGACGACTTCCTCGCCACGCTGGCCTCGCGCAAGCGCAAGGCGCTGAAGCGCGAGCGCCGCGAGGCCCTCTCCGCCGGGATCGAGGTCGCGGTGCTCTCGGGGTCTGACCTCACCGAAAGCGTCTGGGACGATTTCCACGCGTTTTACGAGGACACCGGCTCGCGCAAATGGGGGCGGCCCTATCTCAACCGCCGCTTCTTCTCCGAGATCGGCGCTGCGATGGGCGAGCGCGTCGTGCTGGTGCTCGCCCGCCGCGCCGGCCGCAATATCGCCGGCGCCATCAATTTCCGCGGCGGCAACACGCTTTACGGCCGCAATTGGGGCTGCATCGAGGACCACCCCTTCCTGCATTTCGAGCTCTGCTACCATCAGGCCATCGACTACGCGATCGCTCACAAGCTGATCCGGGTCGAGGCCGGCGCCCAGGGCGAGCACAAGCTCGCACGCGGCTACCGCCCGGTGATCACCCGCTCGGCCCATCTCCTTGCCGATCCCGGCCTCGCCCGCGCCGTCGCCGCCTATCTGCCCGGCGAACGGCGTGAGATCAGCTCTGCAGTAGCTGCGCTTGCGCAGGAGAGCCCCTTCCGCAAGGCTGGCGACAGCTGA